The Blattabacterium cuenoti genome includes the window AAAAGTTATAAAAGCAGATGATGGAATTTCAACTTTTCCTATTTGACGCATTTTTTTCTTTCCTTTTTTTTGTTTTTCCAAAAGTTTTCTTTTTCTAGAAATATCACCTCCATAACATTTATCCGTAACATTTTTTCTTAAAGCTTTAATAGTTTCTCTTGCTATAATTTTTCCAGATATGGAAACTTGAATAGGAATACTGAATTGATGTTTTGGAATTAATGTAGATAATTTTTTACATATTTTTCTTGCTAAAAAAGAAGCTTTAGTTTTATGAACTAAAAGAGATAAAGATTCTATTTTTTCGTAATTAATCAATACAGTAATTTTTTTCAAATCCGAATTTCTATAACCAATAAACTTATAATCGAAAGAAGCATATCCATTAGAAATAGTTTTTAATTTATCATAGAAATCAAATATTATCTCCGATAAAGGCATTTCAAATAGAATTTTTATTTTCCCCGATGTCAAATAACTATGATTGGAAATCATAATTCCTCGTTTTTCAATACATAATGACATTACATTTCCTATGTAAATATCTTTAGTGATAATAGAAACTAAAATATATGGTTCTTCTATCTTTTTTAATTTTTCCATTTCCGGAAAATCTGAAGGATTATTAATTAAAATCTTTTGATCATTTTTTGTATAAACTCTATAAGAAACATTAGGAATAGTAAGTATTACAGAAATATTATATTCTCGTTCTAAACGATCTTTCACTACCTCCATATGAAGAGATCCTAAAAATCCACAATGAAAACCAAAACCTAATGCTTTAGAAGATTCAGGATTGAAAGAAAGAGCCGCATCATTTAATTGTAATTTTTCCATAGAAGAACGTAATTCCTCATATTTATCAGAACTCACTGGATAAATACTAGCGAAAACCATAGGTTTAATTTCTTCAAATTTTTGTATTGCTTGAATAGCTGGATTACTAGCATTTGTTATAGTATCCCCTACTTTTACTTCATTCGTATTTTTTATGCCAGAAACAACATATCCAACATCTCCTGTATTGATTTTATTTTTTGAAATACGTTTTATTTTCAAAGTTCCTATTTCATAAGCATAATACACTTTTTTTGTGGACATAAATTGTAATTTTTGTCCTTTTTGGATACAACCATTTTTTATTCTAAATAAAATTTCAATTCCTCTGAATGGATTATATGATGAATCAAAAATAATAGCTTGTAAAGGTGCTTTTGTATCTCCTTTTGGAGAAGGAATACGTGTTACTATTTGATTTAAAACATTATTAATACCTCGTCCACTTTTTGCACTCACAAGAAGAATATCTTCCATTTTACATCCCACTAATTCCATGATTTCTTTCATTACGTTTTCTGGAATAGAATCTAACAAATCAATTTTGTTTAAAACAGGAATAATAACTAAATGATTTTTTAACGCCAAAGAAAGATTAGATATTGT containing:
- the lepA gene encoding translation elongation factor 4, coding for MHYIRNFCIIAHIDHGKSTLADRLLEFTKTVSEGERNQLLDDMDLERERGITIKSHAVQMEYKHDNQIYILNLIDTPGHVDFSYEVSRSIAACEGALLVIDSTQSVQAQTISNLSLALKNHLVIIPVLNKIDLLDSIPENVMKEIMELVGCKMEDILLVSAKSGRGINNVLNQIVTRIPSPKGDTKAPLQAIIFDSSYNPFRGIEILFRIKNGCIQKGQKLQFMSTKKVYYAYEIGTLKIKRISKNKINTGDVGYVVSGIKNTNEVKVGDTITNASNPAIQAIQKFEEIKPMVFASIYPVSSDKYEELRSSMEKLQLNDAALSFNPESSKALGFGFHCGFLGSLHMEVVKDRLEREYNISVILTIPNVSYRVYTKNDQKILINNPSDFPEMEKLKKIEEPYILVSIITKDIYIGNVMSLCIEKRGIMISNHSYLTSGKIKILFEMPLSEIIFDFYDKLKTISNGYASFDYKFIGYRNSDLKKITVLINYEKIESLSLLVHKTKASFLARKICKKLSTLIPKHQFSIPIQVSISGKIIARETIKALRKNVTDKCYGGDISRKRKLLEKQKKGKKKMRQIGKVEIPSSAFITFLKVKN